In Deinococcus sp. KSM4-11, the genomic stretch TGTTCGGCGTGCCCTGCAGGGCCGTGCACAGCTCCAGCCCTGCTTCCAGACGGCCCACGGCCTCACGTGCCCGGCCTCCCTGCAGCAGGCTCCCGCCCCAGTTGCCCAGCACGATGGCGCGGTGATCGGTCTGGCCGAGCGCGGTGAAGAGCGCCTCCACCTGCGCGTACCGTTCGGCAGCTTCGGCCCGCCGGGCCTGGTAGTCCAGCACCAGCGCGAGGTCATTGATGGTGTCCGCCTGCGCGGAGACCATGCCCAGCTCGCCGAACATCACCTCCACCCGCGCGTAGGCGTCCGCAGCGGCGTCCAGCTGCCCCTCGTACCACAGGCTCAGGGCCACGGTGCCCAGCAGGCTGGCGCGCAGTTCCGGTTCGGGCCGGTCGCCCAGGAGCACCAGACCCGCCTCCGCTGTGGCCTGGGCCTCGGCGCTGCGCCGCTGGCGGTTCAGGAGCTGGGCCCGGTGGTACGCGGCCCGCGCCCGCTGCACCGGCGTGCGCGCCAGGTCTGCCATCTGCGCGATCACCGCCTCGTGGGCCCCGCCATGATCGGCTTCCAGCAGCGCCCGGCTCTGCGCTTCCAACGCCGTGATCGCCGCGTCCGTGTGGCCGGCCTGGGCGTACGCAGAGGCTGCCCGCCCGGCGAGCTGCGCGGCCTCCGTCAGGCGGAAGGCGTCCAGCGCCTCCTGCGCCGCCGCCTGCCAGAACGGGCCGGCCCGCCCCGGCTCCCCGCCCGCTTCCCAGTGGGCCGCCACACGGGCGGGCGCGCGGCCCACCGGCGCGAGCGCCGCCGCCGCCTGCCGGTGCAGCAGGGCACGCAGGGGAGCGGGAACACCGGACAGCACCGCCTCCTGCAGCAGATCGTGGGTGAAGGCGTTCCCCGACAGCACCTGCGCGTCCTCCAGTTCGGCCCAGGGGGCCACGAGGCTCAGGGCGGCACAGTCCAGCATGGGGGCGACGGTCTCCGGACTCAGGTCCGCTCCCAGGACTGCGGCGGCCCGCGCCAGGCTCAGGGCGGCGGGCGAGAGCCGCTCTAGCCGCTGTTTGACGAGCGGGCCGAGCCGCTGTGGCAGCAGTCCGGCGCTGGTGGAGAGCAGGTGACGGGCCGTTTCCAGCACGAACAGTGGATTGCCGCCTGTGGCCCGCGCGATCTCGTCCGCCTGCGCGGCCAGGTCGGCCACCCCCAGGCTGCCCAGCAGTTCGGCCACCTGCGGGTTGGACAGCGGTTCCAGGCGCACCCTCACCGCCAGGCCCGCCGACACCAGCCGGTCGATGCGCGCTTCGAGTTCGGGGGACAGTTCGCCCGCCCGGTGGGCATGAATGGTGCGCAGGGGAGCGCTGCCATCTCCCCAGAACGCGGCGAGCGAGTGCTCCCCGGCCTCCACGCTGGCCGCGTCCACGAACTGCAGATCATCGAAGGCGACGATGCCCATGCCCGCGTCCGCGGCGAGCCGCAAAACCTCCGTCTTGGCCTGATAGAACCGCAGTTTGTCGGCGTCGCTGGACAGCGGTGGCGGCGGCTCCCCCAGTTCGGGCACGATCCGGGCAAGTTCCCGCCGCACCCAGCCGGGCAGCGCCAGCTCCGGGAACCGGCGCAGCAGCGCGCTGTAGGTGCGGGCGTGTGTGCTGTAGGGCACGGACCAGTCCCCAGGGCGGCCCTCGAAGTGTGCGGCCAGGCCATGCGCGGTCACGAAATCCCGCAGCAGGCGGGTTTTCCCCACGCCCGGCTCCCCGCTCAGGATGATGCCCTGACCGTCCGCCCAGGCCTGTTCCATCACGGCCCACTCGGTGTCCCGGCCGATCAGGCGCGGCGGTCGGCGGGTGGAGAGCGGCAGCGCGGCGGGCGTGGGACGCGGCGGGGCGTCGTCGCCCTCGATCTCGCGGGCCAGGGCGGCCGTGGCCGATGACGGAAGGACGTCCAGTTCGCGTCGCAGGGTTGCCTGACAGCGCTGCCACGCGACCAATGCGCCCGCCCGGTCGCCCAGCAGGTGGTGCAGGCGCATCAGGCTTCGCCAGGCCTCCTCGCTGACCGGATCGAGGTCCAGCCAGACCTCGCCCAGATCCAGCGCGCCGCGCAGGTTGCCTGTGGCCTCCAGGTGCCGCGCTTCCGTGCGGATCGCCACGATCCGCGCGGCACGGTGCCGCTCCCGCACCGCCAGCAACCAGTCGGCCAACTCGGGCAGGTCGTCGTAGTCGTGAACGTGCAGGCCGCCCAGCACCTCTTCGGTGGTCAACGGGACGCTCAGGTGCAGCATGGTGCCCTTCCCCAGCTCAGGTGCCACGCCGCCCTGCCGCAAGCGTCGGAGCGTCTGGCGCAGGTTAACGCGTGCCGTGGATTCTGGTACGTCCGGCCACAGCAGCCCGGCCAGGCGGGATCGGGGGGTGGGCCCCTCGACGGACAGGTAGGCGAGCAGCGCCGCAGCGCGCCGTTCCAGCGTGGGCAGACCCCCGTCCGGCGCTGCCTGGGCGGACGGGACGAGCGGACGTGCAGGCCGGCTCATGACTCCGGCAAGTCTAGAACGCTCGCGAGAGGCCAGGGTGACCTTGACTTCCATGCCAGACGGTAGGTCGCGGAACCCGGCCTCAAGCGGCTCAAGGTTCAGGAAAGGATGGTGACAGTGGTGACGGCGGCCACGACGGCGGTCGCGAATAGGCCCTGGACGTGACGGTGGACGTCCGTAAAGCCTGCTTTAACCATTTGCGGTGGTTCGCGGGGCCTCGTGCGGGACAGTACGGGCTGAGGCGCTGAGGGAGAAGACAGCCAGGGAATGCCGTGGCGGCCAGCAGGGAACTGCCCGGAATGCTGTGCCCGAAAGTTCCATCTGATTCCGTTCTAGAGCTCAGTCCAGCGTGTGGAGGAACCGATGTCCCAGACCAGTCCGACCCCCAAGCCTTCTGACGCCGACCCGCCCGCACTGGCGGTGTCCCTGACCGTGAACGGAACGCGGCATGACGTGACCCTCGACCCGCGCGTGACGCTGCTTGACGCCCTGCGGGAGCACCTGCACCTGACCGGGACGAAGAAAGGCTGCGACCACGGCCAGTGTGGCGCCTGCACCGTGCTCGTGGACGGCACCCGGATCCTGAGCTGCCTGACGCTGACGGTGATGCACGCTGGGCAACACGTCACGACGGTCGAGGGTCTGGGCACGCCGGACGCGCTGCATCCGCTGCAAGCGGCCTTCGTGCAGCACGACGCCTTCCAGTGCGGGTACTGCACGCCGGGGCAACTGTGCTCCTCGCTTGGCGCGCTCGACGAACTCGCGCGCGGCGTGCCCAGTCACGTGACCGCTGACCTGAACGACGTGACCTTCAGTGCCGACGAGGTGCGTGAACGCCTCAGCGGCAACCTCTGCCGCTGCGCCGCGTACCCGAACATCATCGCGGCGGTCACGGACGTCCACGCCGCGCAGGGCGCACAGGCCGCGCCATGAGGGCCTTCACGTACGAACGGGCGCGCACGCCGCAGGCGGCCAGCCACGCCACGCTGCCGGCCGGAGCGAAATTCATCGCGGGCGGCACGAACCTCCTCGACCTGATGAAGCTGGACATCGAGCGGCCCACCCACCTCGTGGATCTCGGCGACCTGAACCTGCGGGCAATCACCGGCACCCGCGACGGCGGTCTGCACGTCGGGGCGCTGGTCACGAACACCGAGCTCGCCAGCCACCCACGCGTGAAGACGGAGTACGGCGTCCTGTCACGCGCCATCCTGGCGGGCGCGTCCGGACAGATCCGCAACAAGGCCACAACCGGTGGGAACCTGCTGCAGCGTGCCCGCTGTCCGTACTTCTACGACACGAACCTGCCGTGCAACAAACGTGAGCCCGGCAGCGGCTGCGCGGCGCTCACCGGTCTGAGCCGCCCGCTCGCCGTGATCGGCACCTCGGACGCGTGCATCGCGCAGCATCCGTCGGACATGGCGGTCGCCCTGCGCGTGCTGGACGCGACTGTGAACACCGTGCGGCCGGATGGACGCGAGCGGGCCCTGACGCTCGACGGGCTCTACCGCCTCCCCGGCGACACGCCGCACCTGGAGACCACGCTGGAACCCGGCGAACTCATCACGGGCGTGACGCTCCCGCCGCCGGTGGCGGGCACGCACGTGTACCGCAAGGTGCGCGACCGGGCGTCCTACGCGTTTGCGCTCGTGTCCGTGGCGGCCATCCTGAACGGCAAGGCGGCCCGGTTCGCCTTCGGCGGCGTCGCCCCGCGGCCCTGGAGGGTCGAGGAGGCCGAGGGCGTGTCTGTGGATACGGCGCCAGGACGCCGCGCGTCGGCTGTGATCGACCGGGCGTTCGAGGGGGCGCGGCCGACCGCGCAGAATGCCTTCAAGCTGCCGCTGCTGCGCGGCACCCTCACGGCGGTGCTGGAATCGGCCCACGGAGGCCAGGCATGAAGTTCGATCAAGCCGCCACCCCCAATCCGATTGACCAGGAGCGGGTCGTCACGCGCCCCCACACCCGGATCGAGGGGCCGCTGAAAGTCACCGGACAGGCCCCGTACGCCTACGAATACGACCTCCCCGTGGCCCCCACCTACGGCTTCGTGCTCGGGGCCGGGATCGCGCATGGCCGGATCACCCGCATCGACACGGCCCTGGCCGAGGCCGCGCCGGGCGTGCTGCTCGTTCTGACGCACGAGACCATGCCCGCGCAGGGGAAGTCCGACACGCCGGTTCCACAGCAGGAGGAGGCGTCCCCGCAGCTCACTGGGCCCGAGGTGCGCCACTACCATCAGGCGGTGGCGTTCGTGGTCGCGCAGACCTTCGAGCAGGCCCGCGCCGCCGCGTCCCTCATCGAGGTGGACTACGAGGTCACGCCGGGTCAGTACACGCTGGCCGACACCGTGCCCGGCGGCCAGGAACCCGAGGACGCCGTGGACAGCGTCGTCGGGAATTTCGACCACGCCTACCGGAAGGCCGAGGTGACCGTCGACCTGACCTACACCACGCCGGACCAGTCGCAGGCCCCGATGGAACCGCACGCCACCATCGCCCACTGGGAGGGCGAACAGCTCACCGTCTACACCGCCCATCAGGTCGTGCACTGGGTGAAACGCGGGCTGGCCCTGACCCTGAACGTCCCGCAGAAGAACGTGCGCGTCATCAGCGCGTACGTCGGCGGGGGCTTCGGCACGAAACTGCTGTTCTTCTCGGACGCGGTTCTGTCCGCCGCCGCCGCCCGGCTGCTGGGCCGCCCGGTCAAGACGGCCCTGGCCCGCCCCCTGATCTTCAACCACACCTCGCACCGCGCCGCCACCATCCAGCACCTGCGCCTGGGCGCCGATCCCACCGGGCACCTCAGTGCGGTCGGCCACGACACCTGGACGGGCAACCTGCCCGGCGGGGACACGGAACCCGCCTGCGAGCAGACGAAATACCTGTACGCCGGCCCACACCGCCAGATCCGCACCCGCAAGACCGAACTCGACCTGCCGCCCGGCGCGAGCATGCGCGCCCCGGGCGAGGCCGTCGGGATGCTGGCCCTCGAGGGCGCGATGGACGAACTCGCGGAGAAGCTCGGGATCGATCCGGTCGAGCTGCGCCTGCGGAACGACGTGCAGTTCGACCCCGAGAAAGGCCCGAAGCGGCCCTTCTCGTCGCGGCGGCTCGCGCAGGCCCTCCGGACGGGCGCGCGGGCCTTTGGCTGGGAGAACCGGCCCCGCACGCCCAAAGAACGCCGGGACGGCGAGTGGTTCGTGGGGTATGGCGTCGCGTCCGCGTTCCGCACGAACCTCGTGAAACCGTCGGGGGCCACCGTCCGCCTCGAACCCGGCGGCACCCTCACGGTCGAGACGCAGATGACCGATATCGGCACCGGCAGCTACACCATCCTCGGGCAGGTGGCCGCCGAGATGCTCGGCCTGGAACTCGCCCAGGTGCAGGTGCGCCTCGGCGATTCCGACTACCCGGCGGCGTCCGGTTCCGGCGGCTCCTGGGGCGCGAACAGCGCCTCGGCCGGCGTCTACGCCGCGTGTGACGACCTGCGCCGCGCACTGGTCCGCCAGGCCGGCTACACGTATGCGAACGCCGTCTTCCGGAACGGCCAGGTCTGGCAGGGCGCGGAATGTACGCCGCTCGCAGACCTGGCCGGCACGTCCGGCGTCAGCGCCACGGGCCGCATGACCTACGGCGACCTGGACGAACAGTACGTGCAGGCGGGCTTCGGCGCGCACTTCCTGGAGGTGCACGTGAATGCCTACACCGCCGAGATCCGCGTCAGGCGGGCCCTGAGTGTCGTGGCTGCCGGCCGCATCCTGAACCCCATCACCGCCCGCAGCCAGTGCCTGGGCGGCATGACCATGGGCATCGGCTCCGCCCTGATGGAGGCGCTGCACGTCGACCATGACCTGGGCCTGTTCGTGAACCACGACCTGGCTGAATACCACGTCCCGGTCCACGCCGACATTCCCGACATGGACGTCATCTTCCTCGATGAGCTCGACGACCAGTCCTCACCGCTGCGCGCCAAGGGCCTGGGCGAACTCGGCATCAGCGGCGTCGGGGCGGCCGTTGCCAGCGCCGTGTACAACGCCAGCGGCGTGCGGGTGCGCGACTTCCCGATCACCCTCGACAAGGTGCTGGCTGGCTGGGAGGGGCAGGGCTGAACGTCGCCCCGGGGAGTGTGGCGGTGCAGGCACAGCGTGGCGGTCTGGCCCACCTGCTCAGTCCGGCGGGGGCAGCAGGCCGGCGTCAGACCAGCCCCCGTCGATCATCAGGGTGTGGCCGTTGACCATTGAGGCCTGCGCCGAGGCAAGAAAGAGCACGGCGTCCGCCACGTGCTGCGGCAGGCCGACCTGACGGGTCGGAATCACTGCACGCCAGTGCTCGTCGTAGCGGGGATCGTCGCTGCGGTTGCGGACGTTGCTCGTCGCGCCGATCCCGAGGGCATTCACGGTGATGCCGTGGCGGCCCAGTTCACTGCCGAGGGTGCGTGCCATATGCTGCAGGGCGGCTTTCGTCACGCCATACGCGGCGAAGCCCGGCAGGGCCTGCGTGCCGGTCACGGAACTGGAGAAGATGATCCGCCCGCCGCGGCCCCCCTGGATCATGGCCCGCGCGGCCGCCTGCGCGGCGAAGAATGATCCCTTCAGGTTGAGGTTCACCACGGCGTCGAACGCCGCCTCGGTGGTGTCCAGGAAGGGCGCGTGGTGCGTGAGGCCCGCGTTCGCCACCAGCACGTCCAGGCGGCCCCAGCGCGACGTGGCCAGCGCCACGAGCTGCGCCGTCTGATCCACCCGCGTCAGGTCGAGCTGGCACAGTGCCGCCTGCCCACCCGCCGCCTGGATCTGCGCCTGCGCGTCCAGGGCGACGCCGGGACCGGCATGGTACGACAGCAGCACGCGCGCGCCCGCCCGGCCGAGGGCCACGGCGATGCTCGCGCCGATCTCTGCGCTGGCGCCCGTGACGATGGCCACCTGATCCGTGAACGGCATCCCGGTCACGGCCCCTTCAGGGCGGCGAGAATGGCGTCCGGGTCGTAGACGCAGCCGCCCCAGGTGCCGCCGCTGGCGTTCTGCAGGGCCGCCCACAGGCGCGTGTCGTCCGGCAGATTCGGGTCGGGCCGCAGGTCAGGGCGCGGCGCCCGGCCGGCCAGCACCCGCGCGCCCTCCTCGGCGCCCCAGGTCGTGTCGCCGTGCCCGATGAGGTTGACCGTGCCCTCCAGGCGGTGCCGATCCACCACGATCTCGATGAGGTCGCCGTCGAGCACCTTTCCGATTGGGCCGCCTGCCAGGGCCTCGGGGCCGACGTGCCCGATGCACGCCCCCGTCGACACGCCCGAGAAGCGCGCGTCGGTGATGACGGCCACGTGCCGGCCCCACGGGAGGTACTTCAGTGCGGACGTGATCTGATAGATCTCCTCCATCCCGGCCCCCAGCGGGCCACGGCAGATCAGCACCAGCACGTCTCCGGCGCCTACCGTGCGGTCACCGGTGCCCTTGATCGCGTCGATCGCGGCGCGTTCGGTCGTGAAGACCCTGGCCGGGCCGGTCTTGCGGTAGATGCCGTCGGCGTCCACCACGGACGCGTCGATGGCGGTGCTCTTGATCACCGATCCCTGCGGCGCGAGGTTGCCGGTGGGAAAACACACGGTGCTGGTGAGGCCACGGGCCCGCGCCCGGTCCGGGGGAAGGATCACGTCATCCGGGTCGAGGCCGTCACGGGTTCGCATGGTGTCGCGCAGCTGTCGGCGCCGCGCGGAATGCTCCCACAGGTCGAGGTTCTCGCCGACCGTGTGGCCGGTGACGGTCAGGCATTCCTCGTGCAGCAGCCCCAGGCGGCGCAGGTGGAGCATCACCTCCGGCACGCCCCCGGCCGTGAAGGCCAGCACCGTGGGGTAATCGTCCGGGCCGTTGGGCAGCACGTTCACCAGCCGGGGCGTGGCCCGGTTGATGCGCGCCCAGTCCTCCACGGAGGGGCGCGGCAGCCCGGCCGCGTGCGCGATGGCCGGAAGGTGCAGCAGCAGGTTGGTGGATCCGCCGAAGGCCGCGTGTACGGTCATGGCGTTCTCCACCGCGTCCGGCGTGAGAATGTCCCGGGTGCTCAGGCCGCGCGCGTCCAGGTCGAGGACGGCCCGTGCCGAGCGCCGCGCCATGTCCAGCCAGATGGGCTGCCCGCTGGGCGCGAGGGCGGAATGCAGCACGGACAGCCCGAGCGCCTCACCGACGACCTGGGTGGTGGCGGCCGTGCCGAGGAACTGACAGCCGCCGCCGGGCGTGGCACACGCGCGGCACCCGGCCTCCGCCGCTTCCTGCAGCGTGATCAGGCCGTGCGCGTAGCGGGCGCCGAGGGTCTGCACCTTGCCCGCATCCTCTCCACCGTCGGCCGGGAGGGTCACGCCGCCCGGCACGATCACGGTCGGCAGATCCGGGAAGGACGCCAGGGCCATCAGCATGGCCGGCAGCCCCTTGTCACAGGTGGCGACGCCCAGCACGCCGCGCCGGTTGGGCAGGGACCGGATCAGGCGGCGCAGGACGATGGCGGCGTCGTTGCGGTAGGGCAGGGAGTCCATCATGCCGGTGGTGCCCTGCGTCCGGCCGTCGCACGGGTCGCTCACGTACCCGGCAAACGGCAGGCTGCCCTGCCCGCTGAGTTCCTCGGCGGCGGCCTGCATCAGCAGCCCCACCTCCCAGTGCCCCGTGTGGTAGCCGAGGGCGACAGGTGTGCCGTCCGGAGCGCGGATGCCGCCCTGGGTCGAGAGGATCAGCACCTCCTTGCGGTTCAGCTGGGCCGGGTTCCAGCCCATGCCGGCGTTCTGGCTGAGGCCGAACACGTCGCCGGACGGGCGCGACAGCAGCATCTCCGGCGTGAACGGCAGTTCTCCGGCCGGGCCGGGCGCCCGGGTCTGGACGTCGTGCACGCTGAGGTCGGCGGCGGGTGGCGAGGAATCGTCAGGCATAAAGGTGCCGCCCGAGCGACCGCGCGGACGCGGCGCGCAGGAGAGGGGCCGACCCGCTGGCGTCACGTGCCAGCAACGAAGCAGGAATGCCGTGGGGGTTCACGCTGGCATCGTAGCCCCCAGCCGCCCCGGGTGGCCCGGCAGGGGAGGGGGAGGCCGAGCCGGACTCCATTGCAGGGGCTCTCTACCGCCTGCCCGATGGCATGGTCACGGCAGGAACCGCTGAGGGGGAGGTTCGACACCCGCGCCAATTCTCTCCAGACGGAGTGCGGGCCGTCCCTGAGCCACGTACCGGCCCTGCCGGGCGTTCCTGGGGCAGGAACAGCATTCACCGGGCAGGATCAAATAAAATGAAATCAATATTCATTGGTTGAAATTCACCACCTTCTCGTTCACAGGAGCTGCCCATGACGACGCCCACCGACGGACTGACCATCACGGCCCCGCTGAACCCCGGCTACGAGGAGATCCTGACGCCCGAGGCGCTGGACTTCGTGACGGCGCTGCACCGCCGCTTCGACGCCCGCCGCCTCGAGCTGCTGGCCGCCCGCGAGGCCCGGCAGATCCGGCTGGACGCCGGGGAACAGCCGGACTTCCTGGCCGAGACGGCGGGCGTCCGCGCCGGCGACTGGCAGATCGCGCCGCTGCCGGATGACCTGAAGGACCGCCGCGTGGAGATCACCGGTCCGGTCGACCGGAAGATGGTGATCAACGCCCTGAACAGCGGCGCCCGGATGTTCATGGCCGACTTCGAGGATGCCAGCAGTCCCACCTGGGAGAACTGCGTGGAGGGTCAACTCAACCTGCGTGACGCCGTGCGCGGCACCATCAGCCTGGAGCAGGGCGGCAAGAGCTACGCCCTGAACGAGAGGCGGGCCACGCTGCTCGTCCGGCCGCGCGGCCTGCACCTGCCGGAAAAACACGTCACCGTCGACGGCCAGACCATGAGCGGATCGCTGTTTGATTTCGGTCTGTACGCATTCCACAACCTGCACGCGCGTCTGGAACGCGGCACCGGCACGTACTTCTACCTGCCGAAACTGGAAAGCCACCTCGAGGCACGCTGGTGGAACGAGGTGTTCACCTTCGCGGAGGACACCCTGGAGGCGCCACGCAGCATCATCCGGGGCACCGTGCTGATCGAGACCATCGTGGCCGCCTTCGAGATGGACGAGATCCTGTACGAACTGCGCGAGCACTCGGCGGGCCTGAACTGTGGCCGCTGGGATTACATCTTCAGCTACATCAAGAAATTCCGCACGCGCAGCGACCGCATCCTGCCGGACCGGGCCCAGGTGACCATGGCCACGCCCATGATGCAGAACTACAGCAAGCTGGCCATCCAGACCTGCCACAAACGTGGCGCCCCCGCGATCGGCGGCATGAGCGCCTTCATTCCGGTGAAGAATGACCCGGCGGCGAACGACCGCGCCTTCGCGCAGGTGCGCCTGGACAAAGAACGCGAGGCCACGAACGGTCACGACGGCACGTGGGTCGCGCACCCTGGCATGGTCGCCCTGGCCACCGAGGTCTTCGATGCGCTGATGCCCACCCCCAACCAGATCGGCAGTGGCAAGCAGCACGACGTGCACATCACCGCCGCAGACCTGCTGACCCCGCCGGACGGCACGGTGACGGAGGGGGGCGTGCGGACGAACATCAACGTCGGCATCCAGTACCTGCACGCGTGGCTGCAGGGCCGGGGAGCGGTGCCCATCCACAACCTGATGGAGGACGCCGCCACCGCCGAGATCAGCCGCGCGCAGCTGTGGCAGTGGCGCGAGCACAACGTGACCCTCGACGATGGCCGCACCCTCACCCCAGAGCTTTTCGATGCGCTGTATGCCGACGAGGTGCAGCAGCTCGGCCCGGACTTCGAAGCGGCGTCCGCCCTGTTCCGCCGCACGGCCACGCAGACGCCCCTGATGGAGTTCCTGACCCTGCCCGGCTACGCCCAGCTCGCGTGACGCCGACGGCCGGGCAGTCGCCTGGCGCTGGAACTGCACGATGACCACGACGTCAAAACAGAAACCGGGCCGCGCCAGAACCGGCGAACCGGCCAGCGTCCGGACGCTCGAACGCGGCCTGCTGATCCTGGTGGCCCTGAAGGAATTCGGCCGCGCCCCACTCGGACAGCTGGCCCGGCAGGTCGGCCTGTCGTCCAGCACCGCCTACCGTCTGCTCGAGACCCTCCGCCAGCAGGGGTTCGTGGAGTGGGACGGGCCGTCGGGCGTGTACAGCGTGGGCCTGCGCGCCTATCAGGTGGGCCTGGCCTTCACCGAACGCAGCGGCCTGATCCACAGCGCCCATCCCGAGATGGAAGCGCTGGTCGGACGGCTGAACGAGACGGTCAATCTGGCCGTGCTGCACGCTCCCGAGGCCATCTACGTGCATCAGGTCGAGGGGCGGCAGCTGGTCCGGATGTTCGCGCGCCAGGGCGACAGTGCCCCCCTGCATGCCTCGGGGGTGGGCAAGGCGCTGCTGGCGTGGCGCCCGGACGCCGACCTGCTGGTGGGCGAGGAGCCCTTTGTGAGCTATACGCCGCACACCCAGACCACCCTGGCGGCGCTGGTGGAGGAACTGGCCCAGGTCCGCGACCTCGGCTACAGCATCGACGACCAGGAGCGGGAACTCGGGGTGCGGTGCGTGGCCGTACCCGTCCGCGACCACACGCGGGCG encodes the following:
- a CDS encoding xanthine dehydrogenase family protein molybdopterin-binding subunit; translation: MKFDQAATPNPIDQERVVTRPHTRIEGPLKVTGQAPYAYEYDLPVAPTYGFVLGAGIAHGRITRIDTALAEAAPGVLLVLTHETMPAQGKSDTPVPQQEEASPQLTGPEVRHYHQAVAFVVAQTFEQARAAASLIEVDYEVTPGQYTLADTVPGGQEPEDAVDSVVGNFDHAYRKAEVTVDLTYTTPDQSQAPMEPHATIAHWEGEQLTVYTAHQVVHWVKRGLALTLNVPQKNVRVISAYVGGGFGTKLLFFSDAVLSAAAARLLGRPVKTALARPLIFNHTSHRAATIQHLRLGADPTGHLSAVGHDTWTGNLPGGDTEPACEQTKYLYAGPHRQIRTRKTELDLPPGASMRAPGEAVGMLALEGAMDELAEKLGIDPVELRLRNDVQFDPEKGPKRPFSSRRLAQALRTGARAFGWENRPRTPKERRDGEWFVGYGVASAFRTNLVKPSGATVRLEPGGTLTVETQMTDIGTGSYTILGQVAAEMLGLELAQVQVRLGDSDYPAASGSGGSWGANSASAGVYAACDDLRRALVRQAGYTYANAVFRNGQVWQGAECTPLADLAGTSGVSATGRMTYGDLDEQYVQAGFGAHFLEVHVNAYTAEIRVRRALSVVAAGRILNPITARSQCLGGMTMGIGSALMEALHVDHDLGLFVNHDLAEYHVPVHADIPDMDVIFLDELDDQSSPLRAKGLGELGISGVGAAVASAVYNASGVRVRDFPITLDKVLAGWEGQG
- a CDS encoding xanthine dehydrogenase family protein subunit M, whose protein sequence is MRAFTYERARTPQAASHATLPAGAKFIAGGTNLLDLMKLDIERPTHLVDLGDLNLRAITGTRDGGLHVGALVTNTELASHPRVKTEYGVLSRAILAGASGQIRNKATTGGNLLQRARCPYFYDTNLPCNKREPGSGCAALTGLSRPLAVIGTSDACIAQHPSDMAVALRVLDATVNTVRPDGRERALTLDGLYRLPGDTPHLETTLEPGELITGVTLPPPVAGTHVYRKVRDRASYAFALVSVAAILNGKAARFAFGGVAPRPWRVEEAEGVSVDTAPGRRASAVIDRAFEGARPTAQNAFKLPLLRGTLTAVLESAHGGQA
- a CDS encoding transposase → MSRPARPLVPSAQAAPDGGLPTLERRAAALLAYLSVEGPTPRSRLAGLLWPDVPESTARVNLRQTLRRLRQGGVAPELGKGTMLHLSVPLTTEEVLGGLHVHDYDDLPELADWLLAVRERHRAARIVAIRTEARHLEATGNLRGALDLGEVWLDLDPVSEEAWRSLMRLHHLLGDRAGALVAWQRCQATLRRELDVLPSSATAALAREIEGDDAPPRPTPAALPLSTRRPPRLIGRDTEWAVMEQAWADGQGIILSGEPGVGKTRLLRDFVTAHGLAAHFEGRPGDWSVPYSTHARTYSALLRRFPELALPGWVRRELARIVPELGEPPPPLSSDADKLRFYQAKTEVLRLAADAGMGIVAFDDLQFVDAASVEAGEHSLAAFWGDGSAPLRTIHAHRAGELSPELEARIDRLVSAGLAVRVRLEPLSNPQVAELLGSLGVADLAAQADEIARATGGNPLFVLETARHLLSTSAGLLPQRLGPLVKQRLERLSPAALSLARAAAVLGADLSPETVAPMLDCAALSLVAPWAELEDAQVLSGNAFTHDLLQEAVLSGVPAPLRALLHRQAAAALAPVGRAPARVAAHWEAGGEPGRAGPFWQAAAQEALDAFRLTEAAQLAGRAASAYAQAGHTDAAITALEAQSRALLEADHGGAHEAVIAQMADLARTPVQRARAAYHRAQLLNRQRRSAEAQATAEAGLVLLGDRPEPELRASLLGTVALSLWYEGQLDAAADAYARVEVMFGELGMVSAQADTINDLALVLDYQARRAEAAERYAQVEALFTALGQTDHRAIVLGNWGGSLLQGGRAREAVGRLEAGLELCTALQGTPNIERRIRTQLGSALTILHRFTEAQTHLEAALALAQAHGLPQAYARTALGDLWASLGRHAEAEREFGLADAEHTRAPERAMVRLSRVRAAARTGLPYSRPLAEAEELIGAGSPASSRLRAHLWRAGLAEPAVGLTLAMEAVDEARNIDHGGLEAAAHTRAAQALMALDRPDDAVRHANQARTLLHTFSAADLDWPEVALVHLKALGALGDVNTQTVQDEAAERLVALADHVPEAWRSDFLNLPAHRALLKAPPSPTRHWSPLTDAQWALVHHTLGGREASTGRPRRDTRAALDGVLWALDTGSPWHGPFPAGLPSAATCYRRYRDWLGSGALHAALERLHAEPTARALAARVLGRLNPSQT
- a CDS encoding YjhG/YagF family D-xylonate dehydratase codes for the protein MPDDSSPPAADLSVHDVQTRAPGPAGELPFTPEMLLSRPSGDVFGLSQNAGMGWNPAQLNRKEVLILSTQGGIRAPDGTPVALGYHTGHWEVGLLMQAAAEELSGQGSLPFAGYVSDPCDGRTQGTTGMMDSLPYRNDAAIVLRRLIRSLPNRRGVLGVATCDKGLPAMLMALASFPDLPTVIVPGGVTLPADGGEDAGKVQTLGARYAHGLITLQEAAEAGCRACATPGGGCQFLGTAATTQVVGEALGLSVLHSALAPSGQPIWLDMARRSARAVLDLDARGLSTRDILTPDAVENAMTVHAAFGGSTNLLLHLPAIAHAAGLPRPSVEDWARINRATPRLVNVLPNGPDDYPTVLAFTAGGVPEVMLHLRRLGLLHEECLTVTGHTVGENLDLWEHSARRRQLRDTMRTRDGLDPDDVILPPDRARARGLTSTVCFPTGNLAPQGSVIKSTAIDASVVDADGIYRKTGPARVFTTERAAIDAIKGTGDRTVGAGDVLVLICRGPLGAGMEEIYQITSALKYLPWGRHVAVITDARFSGVSTGACIGHVGPEALAGGPIGKVLDGDLIEIVVDRHRLEGTVNLIGHGDTTWGAEEGARVLAGRAPRPDLRPDPNLPDDTRLWAALQNASGGTWGGCVYDPDAILAALKGP
- a CDS encoding SDR family NAD(P)-dependent oxidoreductase codes for the protein MPFTDQVAIVTGASAEIGASIAVALGRAGARVLLSYHAGPGVALDAQAQIQAAGGQAALCQLDLTRVDQTAQLVALATSRWGRLDVLVANAGLTHHAPFLDTTEAAFDAVVNLNLKGSFFAAQAAARAMIQGGRGGRIIFSSSVTGTQALPGFAAYGVTKAALQHMARTLGSELGRHGITVNALGIGATSNVRNRSDDPRYDEHWRAVIPTRQVGLPQHVADAVLFLASAQASMVNGHTLMIDGGWSDAGLLPPPD
- a CDS encoding 2Fe-2S iron-sulfur cluster-binding protein, which encodes MSQTSPTPKPSDADPPALAVSLTVNGTRHDVTLDPRVTLLDALREHLHLTGTKKGCDHGQCGACTVLVDGTRILSCLTLTVMHAGQHVTTVEGLGTPDALHPLQAAFVQHDAFQCGYCTPGQLCSSLGALDELARGVPSHVTADLNDVTFSADEVRERLSGNLCRCAAYPNIIAAVTDVHAAQGAQAAP